A genomic stretch from Lepisosteus oculatus isolate fLepOcu1 chromosome 7, fLepOcu1.hap2, whole genome shotgun sequence includes:
- the bcl2l12 gene encoding uncharacterized protein bcl2l12 isoform X3, whose translation MSVPPLTLTGAMRVPPPSPPLSPSLLEIKEETRLVLEAFLRRSVALPTSAQPGRVGGSYRDPYRFRAKSSAPESDAPLEGSWSSLHEQIAQAEEKKHGFKTLIKKRLRRRPSGPHSQSQRGAGPSPPGPRKSNSLGPSGHSQSLRLQEKGEGPGLLACVGGGASDEETDAERQDRRKKPKSPFLSLFRRKSKDQVKLPTRAQGEELGGKTQPPGRPNWLPLTPKAEPVDQPRSPTHDPDFYREVAETLERIAQKRSLPRPSKPSPAREDSEKELIVQQLVNILSMQGDAINQKDPDVCLSCRLTRTLSCAQACPACPTAPSPRWWRPSPRRPRPCPLRPPAPPSPASP comes from the exons ATGAGTGTGCCCCCTCTCACTCTCACAGGAGCAATGAGAGTACCCCCTCCCTCGCCCCCCCTCTCTCCATCCCTGCTGGAAATCAAGGAGGAGACCCGGTTGGTTCTGGAGGCCTTTCTGCGGCGGTCCGTTGCCTTGCCAACCTCTGCTCAGCCAGGGCGGGTGGGAGGTTCCTACAGGGACCCCTACAGATTCAG GGCCAAGAGTTCGGCTCCGGAGAGCGATGCGCCATTGGAGGGCAGCTGgagttctctccatgagcagaTCGCCCAGGCGGAGGAGAAGAAGCATGGCTTCAAGACACTCATCAAGAAGCGCCTGCGGCGCCGCCCCTCGGGCCCCCACAGCCAATCGCAGCGCGGTGCTGGCCCCTCCCCCCCTGGGCCCCGCAAATCAAACAGCCTTGGCCCTTCTGGGCACAGCCAATCGCTACGCCTGCAGGAGAAGGGGGAGGGCCCTGGCCTGCTGGCCTGCGTCGGGGGCGGGGCCTCAGACGAGGAGACTGACGCAGAGAGGCAGGACAGGAGGAAGAAGCCCAAGTCGCCCTTCCTCAGCCTCTTCCGCAGGAAGTCCAAGGACCAAGTGAAGTTGCCGACAAGAGCTCAGGGGGAGGAGCTTGGCGGCAAGACCCAGCCCCCCGGACGCCCTAATTGGCTACCCTTAACACCGAAGGCGGAGCCTGTGGACCAGCCCAGGTCACCCA CTCACGATCCAGACTTCTACAGGGAGGTGGCCGAGACTCTGGAGCGCATCGCCCAGAAACGCAGCTTGCCCAGGCCGTCCAAGCCGAGCCCGGCCCGCGAGG acTCTGAGAAAGAGCTCATAGTCCAGCAGCTGGTCAATATCCTGTCCATGCAGGGAGACGCTATCAATCAAAAG GATCCGGATGTCTGTCTCTCCTGCAGATTAACTCGGACCCTTTCCTGCGCTCAAGCCTGTCCCGCCTGTCCTACGGCTCCTTCTCCACGCTGGTGGAGACCTTCACCACGCAGACCGAGGCCCTGCCCCCTGCGCCCGCCAGCCCCACCCTCTCCCGCATCGCCGTGA
- the bcl2l12 gene encoding uncharacterized protein bcl2l12 isoform X2, with amino-acid sequence MSVPPLTLTGAMRVPPPSPPLSPSLLEIKEETRLVLEAFLRRSVALPTSAQPGRVGGSYRDPYRFRAKSSAPESDAPLEGSWSSLHEQIAQAEEKKHGFKTLIKKRLRRRPSGPHSQSQRGAGPSPPGPRKSNSLGPSGHSQSLRLQEKGEGPGLLACVGGGASDEETDAERQDRRKKPKSPFLSLFRRKSKDQVKLPTRAQGEELGGKTQPPGRPNWLPLTPKAEPVDQPRSPTHDPDFYREVAETLERIAQKRSLPRPSKPSPAREDSEKELIVQQLVNILSMQGDAINQKINSDPFLRSSLSRLSYGSFSTLVETFTTQTEALPPAPASPTLSRIAVTMEVSRRVATATGVQRVVGYTEKYMEKFVPWIQRNGGWEKIVQCGDLSDRQLD; translated from the exons ATGAGTGTGCCCCCTCTCACTCTCACAGGAGCAATGAGAGTACCCCCTCCCTCGCCCCCCCTCTCTCCATCCCTGCTGGAAATCAAGGAGGAGACCCGGTTGGTTCTGGAGGCCTTTCTGCGGCGGTCCGTTGCCTTGCCAACCTCTGCTCAGCCAGGGCGGGTGGGAGGTTCCTACAGGGACCCCTACAGATTCAG GGCCAAGAGTTCGGCTCCGGAGAGCGATGCGCCATTGGAGGGCAGCTGgagttctctccatgagcagaTCGCCCAGGCGGAGGAGAAGAAGCATGGCTTCAAGACACTCATCAAGAAGCGCCTGCGGCGCCGCCCCTCGGGCCCCCACAGCCAATCGCAGCGCGGTGCTGGCCCCTCCCCCCCTGGGCCCCGCAAATCAAACAGCCTTGGCCCTTCTGGGCACAGCCAATCGCTACGCCTGCAGGAGAAGGGGGAGGGCCCTGGCCTGCTGGCCTGCGTCGGGGGCGGGGCCTCAGACGAGGAGACTGACGCAGAGAGGCAGGACAGGAGGAAGAAGCCCAAGTCGCCCTTCCTCAGCCTCTTCCGCAGGAAGTCCAAGGACCAAGTGAAGTTGCCGACAAGAGCTCAGGGGGAGGAGCTTGGCGGCAAGACCCAGCCCCCCGGACGCCCTAATTGGCTACCCTTAACACCGAAGGCGGAGCCTGTGGACCAGCCCAGGTCACCCA CTCACGATCCAGACTTCTACAGGGAGGTGGCCGAGACTCTGGAGCGCATCGCCCAGAAACGCAGCTTGCCCAGGCCGTCCAAGCCGAGCCCGGCCCGCGAGG acTCTGAGAAAGAGCTCATAGTCCAGCAGCTGGTCAATATCCTGTCCATGCAGGGAGACGCTATCAATCAAAAG ATTAACTCGGACCCTTTCCTGCGCTCAAGCCTGTCCCGCCTGTCCTACGGCTCCTTCTCCACGCTGGTGGAGACCTTCACCACGCAGACCGAGGCCCTGCCCCCTGCGCCCGCCAGCCCCACCCTCTCCCGCATCGCCGTGACGATGGAGGTGTCCCGCCGGGTCGCCACAGCAACCGGGGTCCAGAGGGTTGTGGGATACACAGAGAAGTACATGGAGAAATTTGTGCCCTGGATACAGAGGAATGGAGGATGG GAGAAGATTGTCCAGTGCGGAGACCTCTCTGACCGTCAGCTGGACTGA
- the LOC107075349 gene encoding uncharacterized protein, translating into MDASVVRVKVEPQDPEEEEEEEGLGEEEEDEEVATDYADLNIVQIKQEREEEEEEEEGGGGRRGAGPPSSVLGGPFPCLECGKAFAQPAGLRNHGRIHSGEKPFPCADCGKRFRRAYDLKVHQRVHTGARPYRCPQCPAAFNQLNNLKRHRQGHAGYKGFSCAACGKRFSRASGLQAHQRVHTGARPYQCAECGKRLRSVQGITYHRLAHRRRRVHHCPRCGRGFVRPFYLQRHQEAHCGAAPRACPRRFSEPRAFREHPKTHRAGRGGGPAGQEAGGRSPEMPDIGAAPDAEMTPETGETPETEMRPETGETPETEMRPEMGETPETEMRPETGETPETKMMPETGRRRRKLGDAGDGDEARNWGDAGDGDDARNWETPETEMRPRNWGDAGDGDDARNWETPETEMRPETVETPETEMMPETGETPETEMTPETGETPEAEITFTSVSPETQTSSAVRGLSLDMERTSGTELSGTTERLLALNLKKQLSGTWKSTSLANRSAPLSAIPSAEVGTHGLSSDSAGEFWDIGPAGEFWAVGPAGEFWAVGPAGEFWDIGPAGEFWAVGPAGEFWAVGPAGEFWDIGPAGEFWAVGPAGEFWDIGPAGEFWAVGPVGEFWDIGPAGEFWAVGPAGEFWDIGPAGEFWAVGPAGEFWDIGPAGEFWAVGPAGEFWDIGPAGEFWAVGPVGEFWDIGPAGEFWAVGPAGEFWDIGPAGEFWAVGPAGEFWDIGPAGEFWAVGPAGEFWAVGPAVGSGAQSASEVRLSTPAIATAPQTPEGKNKQTNKHFSVSQDHPALSSLRPHAKQELKSTGHGFPVGARRGTDASLPGGGDDGDKQREVSAAGAVSGDGFVQGETPGAAGAGSMALARVKQEAGELECDRVWCEQAELGLGTVKHEPGPVDSESEPLKSGAGRPAGPESDGADCGEAGPDDGAELADVLHVRIKEEEEEEEEEEGYELAAHSGLEEDVSSYRTGSGPERVYTCPDCGKTFDRSHNLKQHRRVHTGERPYACPVCAKTFTQLGSMNKHRRIHTGERPYACAVCAKTFTSSSSLKRHLHTHAGPPPHGCALCPAGGEPALAPGASGAPAPPPAGAGRVATSSGVPEGGSGSRDAGLSGDAWAERPEPESADVPGESLEIQPVVIKEEPLEPEPGEGEPPAWPLSPAPQEPLAGGAGPGRPPAPKPYRCGECLRAFSSPRGLEDHRRVHSGDKPFRCGECHKTFVALKNLRKHQRIHSGENVHRCSQCPRSFIALGNLVTHQRVHTGERPYQCAQCRRRFSRSSDLRTHQRLHTGENLFSCAECGKSYISNNDLKRHLLTHTGEKPYSCPDCHKSFRQLGHIKVHRRVHTGERPYSCSHCRRSFSTGSSLKLHLRTHTGERPYCCAECHRVFTRLSHLKLHLRVHRR; encoded by the exons ATGGACGCCAGTGTGGTTCGTGTGAAGGTGGAGCCCCAGGacccggaggaggaggaggaggaggagggactcggggaggaggaagaggacgaGGAGGTGGCGACGGACTATGCCGACCTGAACATCGTACAGATcaagcaggagagagaggaggaggaggaggaggaggagggaggaggaggaaggcgaGGCGCTGGGCCGCCCTCCAGCGTCCTCGGTGGCCCGTTTCCGTGCCTGGAGTGCGGGAAGGCCTTCGCCCAGCCGGCCGGCCTGAGGAACCACGGGCGGATCCACTCCGGGGAGAAGCCCTTCCCCTGCGCCGACTGCGGCAAGCGCTTCCGCCGCGCCTACGACCTCAAGGTGCACCAGCGCGTCCACACGGGCGCCCGGCCCTACCGCTGCCCGCAGTGCCCGGCCGCCTTCAACCAGCTCAACAACCTGAAGCGGCACCGGCAGGGCCACGCCGGCTACAAGGGCTTCTCCTGCGCCGCCTGCGGGAAGCGCTTCTCTCGCGCCAGCGGCCTGCAGGCGCACCAGCGCGTCCACACGGGCGCCAGGCCCTACCAGTGCGCCGAGTGCGGCAAGCGCCTCCGCTCCGTCCAGGGCATCACCTACCACCGGCTCGCGCACCGGCGCCGGCGCGTCCACCACTGCCCGCGGTGCGGCCGCGGCTTCGTGCGCCCCTTCTACCTGCAGCGCCACCAGGAGGCGCACTGCGGCGCCGCGCCCCGGGCCTGCCCCCGCCGCTTCAGCGAGCCCCGCGCCTTCCGGGAGCACCCCAAGACCCACCGGGCCGGGAGGGGGGGCGGGCCGGCGGGGCAGGAGGCGGGGGGGAGGAGTCCAGAGATGCCGGACATTGGGGCAGCTCCTGACGCGGAGATGACGCCAGAAACGGGGGAGACGCCGGAGACGGAGATGAGGCCAGAAACTGGGGAGACGCCAGAGACGGAGATGAGGCCAGAAATGGGGGAGACGCCGGAGACGGAGATGAGGCCAGAAACTGGGGAGACGCCGGAGACAAAGATGATGCCAGAAACTGGGAGACGCCGGAGA AAACTGGGAGACGCCGGAGACGGAGATGAGGCCAGAAACTGGGGAGACGCCGGAGACGGAGATGATGCCAGAAACTGGGAGACGCCGGAGACGGAGATGAGGCCTAGAAACTGGGGAGACGCCGGAGACGGAGATGATGCCAGAAACTGGGAGACGCCGGAGACGGAGATGAGGCCAGAAACTGTGGAGACGCCTGAGACGGAGATGATGCCAGAAACTGGGGAGACGCCGGAGACGGAGATGACCCCAGAAACGGGGGAGACGCCAGAGGCAGAGATCACTTTCACTTCAGTGTCTCCAGAGACACAGACCAGCAGTGCAGTGAGGGGGCTGAGCCTGGACATGGAGAGGACTTCAGGGACAGAGCTGAGCGGGACGACGGAG CGGCTGCTAGCCCTGAACCTGAAAAAG CAGCTGTCAGGGACGTGGAAAAGCACCTCGCTGGCCAATCGGTCTGCTCCCCTCAGCGCCATTCCCAGCGCGGAGGTCGGGACACACGGGCTGAGCTCTGACTCGG CTGGGGAGTTCTGGGATATTGGTCCAGCTGGGGAGTTCTGGGCTGTGGGTCCAGCTGGGGAGTTCTGGGCTGTGGGTCCGGCTGGGGAGTTCTGGGATATTGGTCCAGCTGGGGAGTTCTGGGCTGTGGGTCCAGCTGGGGAGTTCTGGGCTGTGGGTCCGGCTGGGGAGTTCTGGGATATTGGTCCAGCTGGGGAGTTCTGGGCTGTGGGTCCGGCTGGGGAGTTCTGGGATATTGGTCCAGCTGGGGAGTTCTGGGCTGTGGGTCCGGTTGGGGAGTTCTGGGATATTGGTCCGGCTGGGGAGTTCTGGGCTGTGGGTCCGGCTGGGGAGTTCTGGGATATTGGTCCAGCTGGGGAGTTCTGGGCTGTGGGTCCGGCTGGGGAGTTCTGGGATATTGGTCCGGCTGGGGAGTTCTGGGCTGTGGGTCCGGCTGGGGAGTTCTGGGATATTGGTCCAGCTGGGGAGTTCTGGGCTGTGGGTCCGGTTGGGGAGTTCTGGGATATTGGTCCGGCTGGGGAGTTCTGGGCTGTGGGTCCGGCTGGGGAGTTCTGGGATATTGGTCCAGCTGGGGAGTTCTGGGCTGTGGGTCCGGCTGGGGAGTTCTGGGATATTGGTCCGGCTGGGGAGTTCTGGGCTGTGGGTCCGGCTGGGGAGTTCTGGGCTGTGGGTCCAGCTGTGGGTTCTG GTGCGCAGAGCGCGAGTGAAGTGCGGCTCAGCACCCCGGCCATTGCAACAGCACCACAAACGCCTgagggaaaaaacaaacaaacaaacaaacatttttccGTCTCTCAGGATCACCCTGCTCTCTCGTCTCTTCGTCCCCACGCGAAGCAGGAACTGAAATCCACCGGACACGGGTTTCCCGTCGGGGCGAGAAGGGGGACGGACGCCTCGCTGCCAGGTGGGGGAGATGATGGCGATAAACAAAGGGAGGTCTCAGCCGCAGGAGCCGTGAGCGGAGACGGGTTCGTCCAG GGGGAGACACCGggagcagcaggagcagggagCATGGCTCTCGCCCGCGTCAAGCAAGAGGCCGGGGAGCTGGAGTGCGACCGGGTCTGGTGTGAGCAGGCCGAACTGGGCCTCGGCACCGTCAAGCATGAGCCCGGGCCTGTGGACAGCGAGTCAGAACCCTTAAAGTCCGGCGCGGGCCGCCCTGCGGGGCCGGAGTCTGACGGCGCGGACTGCGGCGAGGCCGGGCCCGACGACGGGGCGGAGCTGGCGGATGTCCTGCACGTGCGGatcaaggaggaggaggaggaggaggaggaggaggagggctacGAGCTGGCGGCGCACAGCGGCCTGGAGGAGGACGTGTCCAGCTACAGGACTGGGAGCGGCCCGGAGCGCGTCTACACCTGCCCCGACTGCGGGAAGACCTTTGACCGCTCGCACAACCTCAAGCAGCACCGGCGCGTGCACACGGGCGAGCGGCCCTACGCCTGCCCCGTCTGCGCCAAGACCTTCACCCAGCTGGGCTCCATGAACAAGCACCGGCGCATCCACACGGGCGAGCGGCCCTACGCCTGCGCCGTCTGCGCCAAGACCTTcaccagctcctccagcctgAAGCGCCACCTGCACACCCACGCCGGGCCGCCGCCCCACGGCTGCGCCCTCTGCCCGGCGGGCGGCGAGCCTGCCCTCGCGCCCGGGGCCAGCGGCGCCCCCGCGCCCCCTCCTGCAGGAGCGGGCCGGGTGGCGACAAGCAGCGGCGTCCCGGAGGGGGGTTCTGG CAGCCGGGACGCAGGCCTGTCCGGAGACGCCTGGGCGGAGCGGCCCGAGCCGGAGTCCGCGGACGTTCCCGGGGAGTCCCTGGAGATCCAGCCGGTGGTCATCAAGGAGGAGCCCCTGGAGCCGGAGCCGGGAGAGGGGGAGCCCCCCGCCTGGCCGCTGTCTCCGGCCCCGCAGGAGCCCCTCGCCGGCGGCGCAGGCCCGGGGCGCCCCCCGGCGCCGAAGCCCTACCGCTGCGGCGAGTGCCTGCGGGCGTTCTCGTCGCCGCGGGGCCTGGAGGACCACCGGCGCGTGCACTCGGGGGACAAGCCCTTCCGCTGCGGCGAGTGCCACAAGACCTTCGTGGCGCTGAAGAACCTGCGCAAGCACCAGCGCATCCACTCGGGCGAGAACGTGCACCGCTGCAGCCAGTGCCCCCGCAGCTTCATCGCGCTGGGCAACCTGGTGACCCACCAGCGCGTGCACACCGGCGAGCGGCCCTACCAGTGCGCCCAGTGCCGGCGCCGCTTCTCCCGCAGCTCGGACCTGCGCACGCACCAGCGGCTGCACACCGGCGAGAACCTCTTCTCCTGCGCCGAGTGCGGCAAGAGCTACATCTCCAACAACGACCTCAAGCGCCACCTGCTGACGCACACGGGCGAGAAGCCCTACAGCTGCCCCGACTGCCACAAGAGCTTCCGGCAGCTGGGCCACATCAAGGTGCACCGGCGCGTGCACACCGGCGAGCGGCCCTACAGCTGCAGCCACTGCCGGCGGAGCTTCAGCACCGGCTCCAGCCTCAAGCTGCACCTGCGCACGCACACTGGCGAGCGGCCCTACTGCTGCGCCGAGTGCCACCGGGTCTTCACCCGGCTCTCGCACCTCAAGCTGCACCTCAGGGTGCACCGCCGgtag
- the bcl2l12 gene encoding uncharacterized protein bcl2l12 isoform X1 — MSVPPLTLTGAMRVPPPSPPLSPSLLEIKEETRLVLEAFLRRSVALPTSAQPGRVGGSYRDPYRFRAKSSAPESDAPLEGSWSSLHEQIAQAEEKKHGFKTLIKKRLRRRPSGPHSQSQRGAGPSPPGPRKSNSLGPSGHSQSLRLQEKGEGPGLLACVGGGASDEETDAERQDRRKKPKSPFLSLFRRKSKDQVKLPTRAQGEELGGKTQPPGRPNWLPLTPKAEPVDQPRSPTHDPDFYREVAETLERIAQKRSLPRPSKPSPAREDSEKELIVQQLVNILSMQGDAINQKINSDPFLRSSLSRLSYGSFSTLVETFTTQTEALPPAPASPTLSRIAVTMEVSRRVATATGVQRVVGYTEKYMEKFVPWIQRNGGWVSVFASVCLSVRSSVCICVSQSVGWTEHRSICRLDSASVASSVCQSS, encoded by the exons ATGAGTGTGCCCCCTCTCACTCTCACAGGAGCAATGAGAGTACCCCCTCCCTCGCCCCCCCTCTCTCCATCCCTGCTGGAAATCAAGGAGGAGACCCGGTTGGTTCTGGAGGCCTTTCTGCGGCGGTCCGTTGCCTTGCCAACCTCTGCTCAGCCAGGGCGGGTGGGAGGTTCCTACAGGGACCCCTACAGATTCAG GGCCAAGAGTTCGGCTCCGGAGAGCGATGCGCCATTGGAGGGCAGCTGgagttctctccatgagcagaTCGCCCAGGCGGAGGAGAAGAAGCATGGCTTCAAGACACTCATCAAGAAGCGCCTGCGGCGCCGCCCCTCGGGCCCCCACAGCCAATCGCAGCGCGGTGCTGGCCCCTCCCCCCCTGGGCCCCGCAAATCAAACAGCCTTGGCCCTTCTGGGCACAGCCAATCGCTACGCCTGCAGGAGAAGGGGGAGGGCCCTGGCCTGCTGGCCTGCGTCGGGGGCGGGGCCTCAGACGAGGAGACTGACGCAGAGAGGCAGGACAGGAGGAAGAAGCCCAAGTCGCCCTTCCTCAGCCTCTTCCGCAGGAAGTCCAAGGACCAAGTGAAGTTGCCGACAAGAGCTCAGGGGGAGGAGCTTGGCGGCAAGACCCAGCCCCCCGGACGCCCTAATTGGCTACCCTTAACACCGAAGGCGGAGCCTGTGGACCAGCCCAGGTCACCCA CTCACGATCCAGACTTCTACAGGGAGGTGGCCGAGACTCTGGAGCGCATCGCCCAGAAACGCAGCTTGCCCAGGCCGTCCAAGCCGAGCCCGGCCCGCGAGG acTCTGAGAAAGAGCTCATAGTCCAGCAGCTGGTCAATATCCTGTCCATGCAGGGAGACGCTATCAATCAAAAG ATTAACTCGGACCCTTTCCTGCGCTCAAGCCTGTCCCGCCTGTCCTACGGCTCCTTCTCCACGCTGGTGGAGACCTTCACCACGCAGACCGAGGCCCTGCCCCCTGCGCCCGCCAGCCCCACCCTCTCCCGCATCGCCGTGACGATGGAGGTGTCCCGCCGGGTCGCCACAGCAACCGGGGTCCAGAGGGTTGTGGGATACACAGAGAAGTACATGGAGAAATTTGTGCCCTGGATACAGAGGAATGGAGGATGGGTCAGTGTGTTTgcctctgtctgtctgagtgtCAGGAGCTCAGTGTGTATctgtgtcagtcagtctgtcGGCTGGACAGAGCATCGGTCAATCTGTCGGCTGGACAGCGCGTCTGTCGCTTCATCCGTCTGTCAGTCTTCATGA
- the tspan4b gene encoding tetraspanin-4: MALSRGCLSCVKYLMFIFNLIFWLGGCGLFGVGVWLSFTQADFASLPFYFPSISAASLLLVAGGVTMVTGFLGCLGALKEQRCLLLTFFTILLLLVLTEVTLTIVLHVYREQLDRKAQDELKEGMKEYKHNEGLKGSWDNVQKMLKCCGVSNKTDWHPVLNSTLPPSCCRGDADPCLDGWDEACYQKAKDWLVKNNKPVLVFVICIGIVQVLALGFSLLMYCQILRAEKYLD; this comes from the exons atGGCTCTGTCCAGAGGGTGTCTCTCTTGCGTTAAATATCTGATGTTCATCTTCAACCTCATCTTTTGG CTGGGCGGCTGCGGGCTGTTTGGCGTGGGGGTCTGGCTGTCCTTCACCCAGGCGGACTTCGCCAGCCTGCCCTTCTACTTCCCCTCCATCTCCGCGGCCAGCCTGCTGCTGGTGGCTGGGGGCGTTACCATGGTGACGGGCTTCCTGGGCTGCCTGGGGGCACTGAAGGAGCAGCGCTGTCTGCTGCTGACG TTTTTCACAATACTGCTGCTCCTTGTCCTCACTGAAGTCACTCTGACCATCGTACTGCACGTCTACAGAGAACAG CTGGACAGGAAAGCGCAGGACGAGCTGAAGGAGGGGATGAAGGAGTACAAACACAACGAGGGGCTGAAAGGGTCGTGGGACAACGTCCAGAAGATG CTGAAGTGCTGCGGGGTGTCCAACAAGACCGACTGGCACCCCGTCCTGAACAGCACCCTGCCACCCTCCTGCTGCCGCGGAGATGCTGACCCCTGTCTGGACGGCTGGGACGAG GCCTGCTATCAGAAGGCAAAAGACTGGCTGGTGAAGAATAACAAGCCTGTCCTGGTCTTCGTGATCTGTATCGGAATTGTACAG GTGCTGGCTCTGGGCTTCTCTCTGCTGATGTACTGTCAGATCCTGAGAGCGGAGAAGTACCTGGACTGA